CGCCGGCTTCACCGCGCCGGTCGAGATCGACCCCGAGCGCTACGTGACCGGCCTGGTCGTGACCCCGAACCCCTTCACCCCCAACGGCGACGGCCTCTACGACGAGGTCGACATCAGCTACGTGCTGCCCGAGGCCACCAACTGGGCCGTGGTCGAGATCTTCGACATCCAGGGCGAGCGGGTGCGCGTGCTGCAGAAGTTCCGACCGGACGACGTGATCAACCGCACCCTGAGCCTGACCTGGGACGGCCGCGACGAGACCGGGCGGCTGGTCCCCATGGGCATCTACGTGGTCCGCGTCGAGGTCGAGAACAAGAACGAGGTCCGCGTCGAGCGGGCGACCCGAGCCGTGGCGGTCGTGCGATGACGAAGAAGATCCTGACGACGATGGCAGCAGCGGCGCTGCTCCTGCTGCTCGACGGACAACCCGCCCGCGCCCAGTTCTACGACTCCGAGGTCGGGGCGCGGGGCATGGCCCTGGGCGGCGCCTTCGTGGCCGTCGACGGCGATCCGACGAGCCTGTTCTGGAACGCCTCGGCGATCCTCTCCGATCGCCGGATCCAGGTGACGGGCATGCGCACGCGCCTGTTCGACGGCCTCGACGGTGTGCAGGAGGACTTCGTCGGCCTGACCGCCCAGGTCACCGACGACGTGGGCATCGGCTTCGGCTGGACCCGCGTGGCTCTCGAGGACGTGTACACCGAGGACGTCCTGAACGCGTCGGCCGCCTATCGGGTGAGCGAGCACCTGCAGGTCGGAGCCACCCTGCTGTTCTTCGGCGCCGACGCTCCCGGGCTGGAGGTCCTGGCCGATCCGGCCTACGGCGGCAGCCAGTGGGAACCGTCGGTGAGCGTGGGAGCACTCTATCGGTGGTCGGACGTGCTGCAGTTCGGCGCGAGTTTCGAGAACCTGCTGCGTCCCACCATGTCGCTGCTGGGCGACGAGGAGGACGTCGATCCGATCGGTGGGCGCCGCCGCGTCGGTTTCGCCTACAAGGTGCAGGGGGTGGTGTGGATCACCGGCGAGTTCCGCCACCACGACTTCCCGGACTACTACAACCGCGACTGGACGCTGCACGCGGGCGCCGAGTCCTGGTTCAACGACGTGCTGGCGCTTCGCGTGGGCATCGACGCCGGCGACCTGACCGCCGGCGCCGGACTGCAAGTCGACCGGATCCGTTTCGACGGCGGACTGGTCACGAACGAGCGTCTGGGCAACACCTTCCGCGCCGCCGTCACCCTCGGCTATTAGCCGGGCCAGGAGGAGCACCGTGATCCGACCACGCCAATGCAGCCCGCGCTCGCCCCGCCAGCTCTGGGGGCTCGGCCTCGTGCTGGGCCTCCTGACCGGGACGACCTCCCCGGCGGAGGCGGCGACCGAGCTGCAGGGCTACTACGAGTCGAACTTCACCGGTAACCGGGCCGACGAGACCTGGCAGGTGGACCGGCCGCGCCACTTCTTCGAGTTGCGACTGCTGTCCGCCCCGTGGGCCGGCACCGAAGCCTTCATCAAGACCTTTGCGGAATCGAACCGCTTCGCGAATCGTGACGACGTCAGCCGGCACGAGCCGCGTTTGTTCTTCGCCGAGGCGCACGTCAAGCTGCGCAGTGATCACACCGAACTACTGTTCACGTCGAAGCAGAACCGCTTCTGGTTCAGCCAGCCCCTCTTGCAGGTGATCGACGGAAACAAACTCGGTGGATCGCGCGCGATCCGCCTCGACTTCTGGGACGCCTACGGCTTCCAGGGTCTGGCCTACTACGGCGACCAGACGACCACCGATTTCGGCAACGACGCCGACGACTTCGTCGTCACCCGGATCACGCGTCCGTCGCTCGACCGGCGGGTGCGCTTCGGCGCCACCTTCGGCCGACTGGACTTCGGCAGCTCGACGTCGGAGTACGACATGACGGCTGCCGCCGACGTCGAGCTGGCGCTCGGCGAACTGATCCCCGGTGTCGATCGGCTCGGCCGGACGACACTGGTGGTCGAAGCCGGCCGCAATCTCTCCGGCGGGCTCGGCGACGGCGAGGACCTCAACGCGGTCGAGGGCGAGCTCCGCGACGTGCGCATCCAGAACCTCACGTTGAAGTTCAACGGCTGGTACCGTGAGCGCAACGCCTTCACCGGTCGGCTGAGTTCACGGGGCGGCTTCGACGACCGCAAGGGAACCTTCCTCGAGGCCTACTATCGGCTCCCGCGCAAGCAGCTCGACCTGCGCTACACCTACCTGTACGAGCGCGGGATCGAAGAGCGCTTCTTCGGCGGCACCGGCAACGACCTGTTCTCGCAGGACGCACACGCCCTCGAACTCTACGCCGAGCTCAAGGGCGGTTTCTCGGCCTGGGTCAAGTACCGCCACGACGAGAACAACGCACGGACCGAGTTCCAGGACCGGGACGACATCGTGTTCGAGCTGCAGGGGCAGAACAAGTTGATCTCGGTGCGCCCGCAGGTCCGCTTCCGCGACATCGGGCTCCCCTTCGGCGTGCAGGGCTACGGCATGGAGATCAACTTCAACGCCACCGACAACTGGAAGTTCTTCTCGCGTTTCCTGAACGCCGAGGAGAACACCGAATCGCGGCGCACGATCTTCGTGTCGGCGCAGTACCGCGGATTCCAGGACGCGGAATTCTTCGTCGAGTACGGAGACGGGGGTCGCAGCGACCGCCTCACCGAGAACGACGGCTTCATCAGCGAAGGGCCGTCCGCCGTCGACCAGGATTCCGAACGCCGGGTCCAGATCATCTTCAAGTACTGGTTCTAGTCGTGGAGGCCCTCTCGATGCGTACGCTTCCGATCCTGACCCTCGTCCTGCTCCTCGCCGGTGCGCCGGCCGTCGCCGGTCTGGCCACGACCGAGACGGGGATCGAGTTCAGCTACACCGATCCCACCGCTGCCTCGGTCTCGTTGGCGGGCGAATTCAACGGGTGGGACCCGAACGCCACCCCCATGACCCACGACGGAACCGGCACCTGGAAGGTCGTCGTCCCGCTCGATCCCGGTCGCTACGAGTACAAGTACGTGGTGAACGGCGGAACATGGATGGCCGACCCGGACAACCCGGTCACCGGCGGCGACTACGGTAATTCGATCGTCGAGGTCGGCCCGGACGGTTCGCTGGTCACCACCACCGCCGCCGCGCCGCCCGCCCAGCCCTCGGGCACGGCGACGCGGTCGAACACCCCGATGAACACGCGCGTGGTGATCGGCGGCTTCTTCCGCATGCTCATGGAGTCGACCGACGACCAGATGACCGACGAGCGCCTGCGGATCGATCGTCCGCAGGACCAGTTCAACCTCGACGTCACCGCGAACCTGAACGAGTCGATCTGGGGCTCGGCTCGCCTACAGGTCCGCACCGACACCGGCGACTTCAACCAGGTCGGTGCGGAGCTCTACCAGGCCCAGGCCAACTTCCAGGCCGAGGACTTCATCGCCAAGGCCTTCTACAACGAGGAGATCTACCGCACCGAGGATCCCTTCGGGCTCTTCGACGGCGGCGACCTGCGCGGCACCATGGAGATCGAGCACCGACCCTTCGGCCAGGGCCGCCAGGGCGTCACGCTCGGCCTGTCGCCCTTCGGCACCCAGCTCTCGCTGATGTACGCCGACACCTACGACGAGGACATCTTCGGCCCCGAAGACCGGAACCGGGACACGGCGACCGACGTGCTCGGTGGACGATGGACCGCCGACGTCGGCGGCGGCCGGGTGGGTCTGAGCTACCGCGGCACCTTCAGCGACTGGTGGGTCAACATGGACGCCACCGGCAACACCACGCCCGACAACGTGCAGGACTTCCTCGACAATCGCGTCGAGGCCCCGGCCGAGGGCGACGACTGGTTCGAGCTGGGCAATGAGGAACACTTCGGTGCCGTCGACGTGGCCTGGCCGCTCCCCTACGACCTCACGGCTACCGGCGGCTTCGGCTACGGCTGGTACCAGGCCAACTGGGACGTCTTCAACAAGGGTGACATCCAGGGCAGCGGACAGACCAACGGCGAGGTCGACCTGGGCATCGGCAACGAGGCCCACTACCGGGGCCTGCTCGGCCTGCAGTACGACCAGCCCGACTACACCGTGGGCGTGCGGCAGGAGCTGTACTACGGCCTGGGCATGGACGCGAACGAGCGATCGGCCGTCTACCGCACCCAGCCGTCGAGCATGATCGAGGACGTCGACCGCTTCGCCCTGAACGGAGTCACCCAGCCCTTCGTCAACCCGAACAACAACGACGACCTGAACGTCCTGCTGCTCGGCCCGACGCCGGAGCGCACCACCTGGCGCACGCACGTGCACGGGTCCTACCGGTGGCAGGACTTCACCTTCTCGCTGGACTTCACACGGACCCACGACGACCTGCAGTACGCCGATTTCTTCCCCGATCCCTCCGACCCGGAGACGATCCTGGAGTTCGACCTCGAACGCTACGAGTTCCGGACCCAGCCCACGGTCAGCTACCGGCCCTTCGAGCACGACCGCCACCACGTGACCCTGCAGGCCGAGGTGATGGAGTACTCGAACCCCGACGAGCTGCAGTTCGCCGGCCGGCAGTCGCTGGAGCGGCAGGCGGGCGTGCAGACCGGCGTGGGCCACCTGATGAAGATCGAATCGACCGAGATCGTCCTCAACGGTCGTCTGCCACTGGAACCGACCCTGGAGTACCCCCTCGACCTGCGCTTCGACCTACGCTTCGTGGACTACCGTGGAGACGGTGAGGAGGTCACGCTGACCTCGACCGACGGAATCGCGCTGGCCACCGCCACCGACACCGACGACTTCTTCAACCCCTTCGCGTCGCTGGTGTTCATCCCGACCGACAACGTCGAGATCGAGCTCGGATACGGAGTCGACCCGCGCTTCTACGACGTGGTGAGCCCACAGGGCTGGGACAACGGCCGCTACCGCTTCCGCGAGAACTACTTGCGGACCGCCGGGGTCGATCCTTTCCATCCATTGGCGCACATCGCGGCCGAGCACGTGCTGGAGGATCGCACCCAGTTCGTCGTGAACGCGCTGCTGCGCTTCTGATGCACCGCCCCTCCGAGGAGATCGCCATGACGATTCCCCGCTTCCTGCCCACCCTGGCGATCCGCACCGCCCTGGTGGCCCTGCTCGCGGTGCTCGGCTCCGGCTGCGCGGTCCTGAACTTCGTCGAGGACCGCCTGCCGCCGCCCGAACCCACCGAGAACGGGATCCGCTTCTACTACAAGGCCCCGGCCGCCCGGCAGGTGAACGTGGCCGGCGAATTCAACAACTGGCTCGGAACGGCCGACAGCCGGCTCGACCCGAACCTCGACGCCATGCGCGACCCCGACGACGACGGGATCTGGGAGATCACCCTGCCCCTGCCGCCGGGCCGCTACCAGTACAAGTACCTGGTCGACCAGGTCGACTGGCAGGAGGACCCGGGCAACCCCGAGGTCGTCGATGACGGCTTCGGAGGGAAGAACTCGATCCTCGTGGTGCCGTCGGACGTCGACTACGAGTACGACGAGGCCTACGTCTCGTATTCGCTCGGGACCAGCGCGCGCCTGAAGGTCGAACGCGAGCACACCTTCGACCTCGAGGGCTACGAGGACGCCGGCGCGGTCTACGTGACGGGTTCGTTCGCCGACTGGGACCCACAGGCCGTCCCCATGGTGAAGGGCGACGACGGCGTCTGGCGCGCGACCACGAAGCTCCCCGCCGGTAAACACCTGTACAAATTCGTGGTCGACGGCAACTGGATCACCGACCCCGGCGCCGAGAGGACCGTCGACGACGGCTACGGCGGAGAGAACGCGGTGATCGAGATCGAAGGCTGAGCGCCACCGCGGTGGCGCTGCCCGGGAGTGCGACTCCCCGGTCACGGAAGTGGCCGGGGAGTTCTTCTATCCGCCGCCCAGACCGGTTAGAATCCGGCGGTCATGAAGCTCAACGTCCGCACCGCCGCCCTTCTCGCTTGCGTCGCTCTCGCCCTGTCCGCCTGCGGACCCTCGCGCGACGACCCGAACCGGCTGACCATCTGGGAGCAGATGGATCCCGCCGAACAGGAGTTGCTCCGCGAGCACCTCGATCGCTTCGAGGAAGAGCATCCGGGCCTGCGCGTGGACGCCGTGCACTTCGAGACCGACAACCTGCGCTCGAACTTCCAGACCGCCGCGCTGGCCGGCACCGGCCCCGACCTGATCTACGGACCGGCCGACGGAGTGGGCCCGTACAGCATCATGGGCCTGATCTGGCCCCTCGACGCGCCCGAACTGGGCATCCCGGCCGATACCCTCGGCCTCTACCTCGAGAACGCGAAGCCGAAGGTCGACGGCCGTGTCTACCGTCTCGCCGATCAGGTCGGCAACCACCTCACACTGGTGCGCAATGCCGCGCTCGTGCCCGAGGCGCCGGTCGACACCGACGCCCTGATCCGCATCGCCCGCGAGAACACCGTCGACACCGACGGCGACGGGCGCGTGGACCGCTACGGGCTGGTTTTCAACCTGGCCGAGCCCTTCTGGCTGATTCCCTGGCTGGGTGCCTACGGCGGCTGGGTGATGGACGAGAACGCCAACCCGACCCTGGACACGCCGGCCATGCGCAAGGCCCTGACCTTCGTGCGCCGGCTCGTGGACGAGGGCGTGATCCCACCGAGCTGCGACTACCCGCTCAGCGACACGCTGTTCAAGCAGGGCAAGGCGGCCATGATCATCAACGGCCCGTGGTCGTGGCAGTCCTACCGGGACGCGGGCGTCGACGTCGAGCTGAGCGTGATTCCCCGGATCGCCGGCACCGACGACTACCCGACACCGTCGACGGCCAGCAAGGGCTACGCGCTGAACATCCACACGCCCGAACCGCGCCTCGACCTCGCGGTCGAACTGCTGCTGTACCTGACCAGCGCGCCGGTCGTGGGCAACCTGAGCGCCGAGATCGGCACTCTGCCCAGCCGGCTGGACGTGGGCGAGTGGCCGCGCATCGCCAACGATCCGCTGCTGAAGGCCAGCTGGGAGCAGCTGCGAAAGGGGCGGCCCATGCCCGTGGTGCCCGAGATGCGTGCCCTGTGGGACGTCATGCGCCCCGGCTTGCAGCGCGTCGTCAGCGGATCGGCGACTCCCGACGAGGCCGCACGCGAGATGCAGGAGGACGCCGTGCGGAAGATCGAGGAGATGAAGCTGTGAACCGACGGGCCGCGATCGCTCTGTTCCTGGTGCCGTCGGCCCTGGTCATGGGCCTGATCGTCGTCTGGCCCTTCATCTACAACCTGTGGCTGTCGACGACGAACCTCGGCCTGTACACGATCAAGCACGGCCCGGACTTCGTCGGCCTGGCCCAGTACATCCGCCTGTTCGGCGAGCCCGATCTCTACAACTACCTGCTGCGCACGCTGATCTGGACGGGCGTGAACGTGGTCTTCCACGTCGTGCTCGGTGTGGGCTTCGCGCTGTTGCTGAACAAGCCCTTCCAGGGCCGGGCGATCTACCGCGGGCTGCTGATCCTGCCATGGGCGCTGCCGCAGTACATCGCGGCCCTGAGCTGGCGCGGGATGTTCAACTACGAGTACGGGCAGATCAATCTGATGCTGTCGAAGATCGGGGTCGGGGCAGTCCCGTGGTTGAGCACCGAGGTCGGCGCCTTCAGTGCGGCCCTGATCACCAACATCTGGCTGGGCTTCCCCTTCATGATGGTCGTGGCCCTGGGTGGTCTGCAGAGCATCCCGAAGGAGATGTACGAGGCGGCAGACATCGACGGCGCCGGCAACTGGTGGCGCTTTCGCCACATCACCGTGCCACTGCTGCGTCCGGTGATGATGCCGGCGGTGGTGCTCGGAACGATCTGGACCTTCAACAA
This window of the Candidatus Krumholzibacteriia bacterium genome carries:
- a CDS encoding isoamylase early set domain-containing protein produces the protein MRTLPILTLVLLLAGAPAVAGLATTETGIEFSYTDPTAASVSLAGEFNGWDPNATPMTHDGTGTWKVVVPLDPGRYEYKYVVNGGTWMADPDNPVTGGDYGNSIVEVGPDGSLVTTTAAAPPAQPSGTATRSNTPMNTRVVIGGFFRMLMESTDDQMTDERLRIDRPQDQFNLDVTANLNESIWGSARLQVRTDTGDFNQVGAELYQAQANFQAEDFIAKAFYNEEIYRTEDPFGLFDGGDLRGTMEIEHRPFGQGRQGVTLGLSPFGTQLSLMYADTYDEDIFGPEDRNRDTATDVLGGRWTADVGGGRVGLSYRGTFSDWWVNMDATGNTTPDNVQDFLDNRVEAPAEGDDWFELGNEEHFGAVDVAWPLPYDLTATGGFGYGWYQANWDVFNKGDIQGSGQTNGEVDLGIGNEAHYRGLLGLQYDQPDYTVGVRQELYYGLGMDANERSAVYRTQPSSMIEDVDRFALNGVTQPFVNPNNNDDLNVLLLGPTPERTTWRTHVHGSYRWQDFTFSLDFTRTHDDLQYADFFPDPSDPETILEFDLERYEFRTQPTVSYRPFEHDRHHVTLQAEVMEYSNPDELQFAGRQSLERQAGVQTGVGHLMKIESTEIVLNGRLPLEPTLEYPLDLRFDLRFVDYRGDGEEVTLTSTDGIALATATDTDDFFNPFASLVFIPTDNVEIELGYGVDPRFYDVVSPQGWDNGRYRFRENYLRTAGVDPFHPLAHIAAEHVLEDRTQFVVNALLRF
- a CDS encoding glycogen-binding domain-containing protein, giving the protein MTIPRFLPTLAIRTALVALLAVLGSGCAVLNFVEDRLPPPEPTENGIRFYYKAPAARQVNVAGEFNNWLGTADSRLDPNLDAMRDPDDDGIWEITLPLPPGRYQYKYLVDQVDWQEDPGNPEVVDDGFGGKNSILVVPSDVDYEYDEAYVSYSLGTSARLKVEREHTFDLEGYEDAGAVYVTGSFADWDPQAVPMVKGDDGVWRATTKLPAGKHLYKFVVDGNWITDPGAERTVDDGYGGENAVIEIEG
- a CDS encoding extracellular solute-binding protein, which translates into the protein MKLNVRTAALLACVALALSACGPSRDDPNRLTIWEQMDPAEQELLREHLDRFEEEHPGLRVDAVHFETDNLRSNFQTAALAGTGPDLIYGPADGVGPYSIMGLIWPLDAPELGIPADTLGLYLENAKPKVDGRVYRLADQVGNHLTLVRNAALVPEAPVDTDALIRIARENTVDTDGDGRVDRYGLVFNLAEPFWLIPWLGAYGGWVMDENANPTLDTPAMRKALTFVRRLVDEGVIPPSCDYPLSDTLFKQGKAAMIINGPWSWQSYRDAGVDVELSVIPRIAGTDDYPTPSTASKGYALNIHTPEPRLDLAVELLLYLTSAPVVGNLSAEIGTLPSRLDVGEWPRIANDPLLKASWEQLRKGRPMPVVPEMRALWDVMRPGLQRVVSGSATPDEAAREMQEDAVRKIEEMKL
- a CDS encoding sugar ABC transporter permease; its protein translation is MNRRAAIALFLVPSALVMGLIVVWPFIYNLWLSTTNLGLYTIKHGPDFVGLAQYIRLFGEPDLYNYLLRTLIWTGVNVVFHVVLGVGFALLLNKPFQGRAIYRGLLILPWALPQYIAALSWRGMFNYEYGQINLMLSKIGVGAVPWLSTEVGAFSAALITNIWLGFPFMMVVALGGLQSIPKEMYEAADIDGAGNWWRFRHITVPLLRPVMMPAVVLGTIWTFNNLNVIWLVTNHGEPADSSHILVTYVYKAAFVYYRYGYAAAFGVLIFLILLLLTWVNYRQSDKPAYT